In one Rhopalosiphum padi isolate XX-2018 chromosome 3, ASM2088224v1, whole genome shotgun sequence genomic region, the following are encoded:
- the LOC132925301 gene encoding E3 SUMO-protein ligase ZBED1-like codes for MDWRNSSVWSYFTIVDNVYAKCDICKKDKSYKSSLTNLKKHLSSCHMIFLKHEQGINKNQSRTITDIDDPSSMHHSINEPSVNSTSPSLPSISSVPGTSHQTSLIDPPNVNVFTQIQNGQSQMQAENNAKVQKRKQLSIATYIPKKLTINMKKDIDQSLLSLFTKDYQPFKIVEDKGFKSFVKMLNPSYILPSRQSISKEHIPALYEKCMREMKELVLKEAEHICLTTDCWTSRNNESFMAITIHFIGSNFSLKSVLISCSAFNESHTSNNLSAEIKKTVDEWQLDGKIELAVSDNASNIKNALSSLKFKHMGCFAHTLNLVVQSALTLENDLVDKVKTIVTHFRKSTVANNKLKTYQINNGVDEPKKLLQDVQTRWNATYYMLQRFIELESSIRGTLGLLDKAPQSLNCDEWTLLKELCTVLRPFEEATKAVSGESYITASIVIVLAQGLINACTKLSTMEFQNRTHAIIKKLISNMENRDIWKNVDKSKTLCRSTFLDPRFKNLPFSNNAVQNETTKNDVIEKTSNIIYLERSKQIDEQNQDQPEYISVDTASTSNSLSIWETIDTGVAKLMSSGTSKSRAIIEVQRYLEDGILKRNLDPLKWWKYHRYNYPYLNILAKRTLCCLGTSVPCERIFSKAGLILNDRRCRLKSDKIY; via the exons atgGATTGGAGAAACAGCTCAGTATGgtcatattttactattgtagACAACGTTTATGCAAAATGTGATATATGCAAAAAAGATAAATCATATAAGTCGTCATTAACTAATCTTAAAAAACATCTATCTAGTTGTCATATGATTTTCTTAAAACATGAACAAGGCATAAATAAA AATCAATCCAGAACTATAACAGATATTGATGACCCTAGTAGTATGCATCATAGTATTAATGAGCCTTCAGTAAATTCGACTTCCCCATCATTGCCATCAATTAGTTCTGTACCTGGTACTTCTCATCAAACTTCATTAATTGATCCACCAAATGTAAATGTCTTTACTCAAATCCAAAATGGTCAATCCCAAATGCAAGCTGAAAATAATGCAAAAGTACAAAAGCGTAAGCAACTGTCTATTGCTACTTACATTCCGAAAAAACTTACCATTAACATGAAGAAAGATATAGATCAATCccttttaagtttatttacaaAAGATTATCAACCCTTTAAAATAGTCGAGGACAAGGGCTTTAAAAGTTTCGTTAAAATGTTGAACCCTAGTTATATACTACCAAGTCGCCAATCAATTTCAAAAGAACATATCCCAGCCTTATATGAAAAATGCATGAGAGAAATGAAAGAATTAGTATTAAAAGAAGCAGAACATATTTGTTTAACAACTGATTGTTGGACATCACGCAATAACGAAAGTTTTATGGCCATCACCATACATTTTATTGGTTCTAATTTTTCGTTAAAGTCGGTTCTTATAAGTTGTTCTGCATTTAATGAAAGTCATACTAGCAATAATTTGAGtgcagaaattaaaaaaactgtagATGAATGGCAACTTGATGGTAAGATAGAATTGGCTGTCTCTGATAATGCTAGTaacataaaaaatgcattaagttcattaaaatttaaacacatgGGATGCTTTGCACATACTTTAAATTTAGTAGTTCAATCGGCTCTTACTTTAGAAAATGACCTTGTAGATAAAGTTAAGACCATCGTCACACATTTTCGCAAAAGTACAGTAgccaataataaattgaaaacatatCAAATCAATAATGGAGTAGACGAACCAAAAAAATTGCTACAAGATGTTCAAACGCGGTGGAATGCCACGTATTATATGTTACAACGTTTTATAGAACTAGAAAGTTCCATAAGAGGGACATTGGGGTTGCTCGATAAAGCACCTCAGAGTTTAAATTGTGATGAATGGACATTATTAAAAGAATTGTGTACTGTACTTAGGCCTTTTGAAGAGGCTACTAAAGCAGTAAGTGGTGAATCTTATATAACTGCATCAATAGTCATTGTGTTGGCTCAAGGTTTAATAAATGCATGCACAAAATTGTCGACGATGGAATTTCAAAATAGAACACatgctattataaaaaaacttattagtAATATGGAAAATCGTGATATATGGAAAAATGTTGACAAGAGTAAAACATTATGCCGGTCTACTTTCTTGGATCCTCGTTTTAAAAACCTCCCATTCAGTAACAATGCTGTGCAAAACGAAACAACAAAAAATGATGTTATTGAAAAAACgtccaacataatatatttagaaagaTCCAAACAAATTGATGAACAAAATCAAGACCAACCTGAATATATTAGTGTAGACACTGCATCAACGTCAAATAGTCTATCGATTTGGGAAACTATTGACACTGGCGTAGCCAAATTAATGTCTTCAGGGACCTCAAAGTCACGTGCAATAATTGAGGTTCAAAGGTACTTGGAAGATGGTATACTGAAAAGAAATTTAGATCCACTTAAATGGTGGAAATATCATAGATATAACTAtccatacttaaatattttagctaAGAGGACTTTATGTTGCCTTGGTACTTCAGTTCCTTGTGAGCGTATTTTTTCAAAAGCCGGACTCATTTTAAATGATCGTCGTTGTCGTCTTAAAAGTGACAAA ATATATTAA
- the LOC132925302 gene encoding LOW QUALITY PROTEIN: uncharacterized protein LOC132925302 (The sequence of the model RefSeq protein was modified relative to this genomic sequence to represent the inferred CDS: inserted 1 base in 1 codon) gives MSDKKLNVKSRPTKTQMKMLVELLRLNPELMSGKFTANITQKVAKEMWEEIACKLNALPGADKPWDKWKKVWQDTKNTAKXKAATIKRHSRGTGGGPPCNISLTEVQSDAIAQISEIAITGHNKSQESIVEFALENTSTKFLDSSRLDENIEIIMENDPNCEYF, from the exons atGAGTGACAAAAAACTTAACGTGAAGAGCCGGCCTACTAAAACACAAATGAAAATGCTGGTTGAACTATTGAGACTTAATCCGGAACTTATGTCAGGAAAATTCACAGCCAATATCACTCAGAAAGTTGCCAAAGAAATGTGGGAGGAAATTGCTTGTAAGCTTAACGCGTTACCAGGCGCTGATAAACCATGGGATAAATGGAAaaagg tatggcAAGATACTAAAAATACTGCAA CCAAGGCTGCTACTATCAAACGCCATAGCCGTGGAACTGGAGGCGGACCGCCTTGTAACATAAGTTTAACTGAAGTTCAATCTGATGCCATAGCACAAATCAGTGAAATCGCTATTACGGGGCATAACAAAAGTCAAGAATCAATTGTTGAATTCGCATTAGAAAACACTTCTACAAAATTCTTAGATAGTTCTCGATTggatgaaaatattgaaattattatggaAAATGATCCTAACTGTGagtatttttga
- the LOC132925303 gene encoding putative nuclease HARBI1: MDFDLMAYFVNINEQIDEIELRNNFQRPTYDTFALTDKLFMKNFRLSKEITRYLINILKPFIVVDTRLSSIDIQTKVLVVLNFFVTGSYQTSVGNSRLMNLSQSSVSRCVKQIVAALNQPEIFNTWVKFPSNIQELDEVRNEFYRKTGFAGVIGCLDCTHIAIVSPSKNMNLVENQYPEYMYVNRKNYHSMNVQLVCDSNLKVLNVNALFPGSTHDVHIWNNSNVSIMLKELHNHNYSDYFLLGDSGYPLRPWLLTPIAQPRTAAEENYNKNQMYVRSVIERCNGVLKMRFRCLLKDRVLHHKPEKATAIINACIVLHNMCIEYNISEVMDETIDEFDLGMYHNQEPLYEHVNDNRNRDLMLGRRQRDRIVGFLHNRNVPQT, encoded by the exons ATGGATTTCGATTTAATggcatatttcgtaaatataaaTGAACAAATAGATGAAATcgaattaagaaataatttccAAAGGCCAACGTATGATACTTTTGCGTTGACGGAtaaattgtttatgaaaaattttcGGCTCTCAAAAGAAATAACGCggtatttgattaatatattaaagccATTTATTGTAGTTGATACCCGATTGTCTTCTATTGATATCCAAACAAAa gttttagtagttttaaatttctttgTAACGGGGTCGTATCAAACGTCAGTCGGGAATAGTCGATTAATGAATTTGTCACAGTCATCTGTATCTAGATGTGTAAAACAAATAGTTGCTGCTTTGAACCAACCcgaaatttttaatacttgggTAAAATTTCCCAGTAATATTCAAGAGCTTGATGAAGTTCGCAACGA GTTTTATAGAAAAACTGGATTTGCTGGAGTTATAGGCTGCTTAGATTGTACGCACATAGCTATTGTTTCTCCttcaaaaaatatgaatctTGTTGAAAATCAATACCCTGAATATATGTATGTCAACCGCAAGAACTATCATTCAATGAATGTTCAGCTA gtatgtgaTTCAAATCTAAAAGTGTTAAACGTAAACGCACTGTTTCCCGGAAGCACTCATGATGTTCATATATGGAACAAcagcaatgtttcaataatgCTCAAAGAACtgcataatcataattatagtgACTACtttttattag gcGATTCGGGTTATCCTTTACGTCCGTGGCTCCTAACACCAATAGCTCAACCAAGAACAGCAGCCGAagaaaattacaacaaaaaccaAATGTATGTAAGAAGTGTAATAGAAAGATGCAATGGTGTCCTGAAAATGCGGTTTAG GTGTCTTTTGAAGGATAGAGTACTCCATCATAAGCCAGAAAAGGCTACTGCTATAATTAATGCATGCATTGTTCTACACAACATGTGCATCGAGTACAATATTTCTGAAGTAATGGATGAAACTATAGACGAATTTGATTTGGGAATGTATCACAATCAAGAACCACTCTATGAACATGTAAATGATAACCGTAATAGAGATTTGATGTTAGGAAGAAGACAACGAGACCGTATTGTAGGGTTTCTACATAATCGAAACGTACCACAAACGTAA
- the LOC132925305 gene encoding piggyBac transposable element-derived protein 4-like, whose translation MSEKLFSLLLRAVRFDDIETRNVRRAIDKLAPIRTVFDNFVRRCKENYTVGENCTIDEMLEGFRGRCSFRQYIPNNPNKYGIKIQALVDSRTFYTSNMGVYVGTQPDGPFKCDNSPSSIVKRLISPISTTGRNITMDNWYNSIPLPNELLKNHNPTVVGTLRKNIREIHPVFIETKKREVNSTLFGYGKDLLLTSYTPNKNKNVIMISSMHDQGIIDPESGDQKKPEVITYYNGTKGGVDVVDEMKGEYSVARISCRWPLTIFFSCNDTVYNTIIGESTECAECVSAHTATRINVCRVHNTHFSCKKVMRVKIIE comes from the coding sequence ATGTCAGAAAAACTTTTTTCCTTATTACTTCGAGCTGTTAGATTTGATGATATTGAAACAAGGAACGTTAGAAGAGCAATAGACAAGCTAGCACCTATTCGTACAGTTTTCGATAATTTTGTTCGGCGATGTAAAGAAAATTATACTGTAGGAGAGAATTGTACTATAGATGAGATGCTAGAAGGGTTTCGAGGGCGTTGCAGTTTTCGACAATATATACCAAATAATCCAAATAAATACGGTATCAAAATTCAAGCACTCGTTGATTCTCGTACATTTTATACGTCTAATATGGGGGTTTACGTAGGAACTCAGCCGGATGGCCCTTTCAAATGTGACAATTCTCCGTCAAGTATTGTAAAACGACTAATATCGCCGATATCAACAACTGGCCGCAATATTACTATGGATAATTGGTACAATTCAATTCCATTGCCTAATGAGTTACTAAAAAATCATAATCCTACCGTAGTGGGCACTTTGAGGAAAAACATAAGGGAAATTCATCCGGTTTTTATAGAAACTAAAAAAAGAGAGGTAAATTCCACTTTATTTGGATATGGAAAAGACCTTTTACTTACATCTTATActccaaacaaaaataaaaatgtcattatgaTATCAAGTATGCATGATCAAGGTATCATTGACCCGGAATCCGGTGACCAAAAAAAACCAGAAGTCATAACGTACTATAATGGTACTAAAGGTGGAGTGGATGTAGTAGACGAAATGAAAGGAGAGTACTCGGTCGCAAGAATTAGTTGTCGATGGCccctaactatttttttttcatgtaatgATACAGTGTACAATACAATCATAGGTGAATCTACAGAGTGTGCTGAGTGTGTCAGTGCACACACTGCGACTCGTATAAACGTGTGTAGGGTCCATAATACTCATTTCAGTTGCAAAAAGGTAATGcgagtaaaaataattgagtaa